The following DNA comes from Sorex araneus isolate mSorAra2 chromosome 5, mSorAra2.pri, whole genome shotgun sequence.
ttttgcctctctgggatatattcccagcagtggtattgctgggtcaaatgggaattcaatatctaattttttgagagtcgtccaaattgttttccagaagggctgaaccagtcggcattcccaccagcagtgaagaagggtccctttctccccacatcctctccaacagcggttgcttttgttcttttggatgtgtgctagtctctgtggtgtgaggtggtatctcatggttgttttgatctgcatctctctgatgattagtgatgtagagcactttttcatgtgccttttggccattcgtatttcttccttggtaaagtttctgttcatttctttgccccattttttgatggggttggatgttttcttcttgtagagctcaaccagtgctttatataccattgatatcaaccccttatctgatgggtattgtgtaaatatcctttcccattctgtggatagtctttggattctggtcactgtatctcttgcggtgcagaagctttttagtttaatgtagtcccatttgttgatctctgtttttactagattgcttagttccgtgtcacctttgaagatacctttatcttcaatatcgtggagggtttcgccgaccttgtcttcaatgtaccttatggtttgtggtctaatgttgaggtctttaatccattttgatctgataaaGTAcctgtcttgtatgcagccaacctgggcctGATCGCCAGCACCCCAGACAGTCCCTCAAGCCttaccaggactgacccctgaacacaaagtcaggagtaaactttgagcacctctgaatgtgcgcccaaacaagcaaacacacaaataataatacaattattCCACTGGTCCTTAAGGACCAATGGCCAGTATTCAAGACAAATATTTGCTGCTCAGTTAGACTTTGTAAggatctgacttatttcactcagcatgagactacatttaaaaaaatatctgttcTCTCACCTCACTTGCCTCTGGCTGTTTCTGCTCACCCTGGCCTTCCGTACTCAGACTGATGTAGTTCTCAGTCTTCCATTGGTCTGTATTCCATTCTGTCTTGGAAACCTTTACTTCCTGCTGCTCACGGAGAAGCTTCATCAGGAGGCCGGTTCTGGAGAGGAGGTTGGCACACTCCAGCTGCACCTGGGGCTCAGAGAGGTCCATTTTCAGAGTCTGGATCACATGAGCAATGAGCTTCCTCTCATGGGGGATGAGGGACCGCAGCTGCTGGATGAGTTGCATATCAAGTCGGGCTACGGGGTGTGGTTTTTGTGTGGCAGAGATGATGTCCGTAGCCATGTTGTGATATTCCCACTGCATCTCGTTGGACTGCTTGACAGTCGGCATGAGGTTGTTCGCCATCTCGGCTTCTTTCTCATGGGCAGTACCTTTGATACTGACAGTCTTCTCTGGCAGCGAGATGCTTCTGGTGTTCCCTCCAATTGAAGGATGTATGCTTATGCAGTCTTCTTTTCTGTAGATGAGTGCGAAAGAAGAAAGGATTCCAGCAAAGGTTTGTTCTATTCTCTCCAAGACAGAGACTCCTCTCTTGGCGGGGAGTTGATGAGGCTCTTCACTGCAGCAAAAGGAGGCTGCTTGGTGAGCACCAGTCTCTCGGGTGTTGATTCCTTCatctctgtattctctctgggTTTGGACATTCTGCGGCCCAGGTGAGAGTAAGATTTAtgaaaacagtaatttttttctgaatcgatacacagcgggtaaggcattttccttgcactcggaccccctggttcgattcctccacccctctcagagagcctggcaagttaccgagagtatcttgcccacacagcagagcctggcaaataacccgtggcgtatttgatatgccaaaaacagtaacaagtctcacaatggagacgttactggttcatgctcaagcaaatcaatgagcaatgggatgacagtgatacagtgaagtccatagtttatatttagtttttaagccacagtgttttcttttctattccagGATTTTTTCTATTCTACTAGGAATCTTACATTAAGTTGTCCTGTCTTCTTATTCCTCTCTAGGTATGACACTCTcagattttccttatttttgctGACAGGGACAGAGTTGAGTGCTGGCGATATATATTGTAAGTATCAGTCACTTTTTATACGCAACATTTTGTGATTAAAAAGTAttagcctggggctggagctatcgcacagcaggtagggcgtttgccttgcactcggccaacccaggttcgattcccagcaactcatatggtcccctgagcaccaccaggagtaattcctgagtgcaaagccaggagtaacctctgtgcatcgccgggtgtgacccaaaaagcaaaaaaaaaaaaaaaagtattagcctaatagtatggcaggtaaggtgcttgtcttgcatgtggctgatccaggatTGATTCCCTGCCAGGAAATAAGCCTTGAGGACTGCCAGCTGTGCCGCCACCTCGACCCCCTGCTGCCAAAAGTGACTAAGTGGGGGTTAGAGAAATtggagagcaggtagggtgctttgctACATGCAGTCAACAccaattctatccccagcacagaatatacccaagcactgccaagagtgactcccaagcacagaaccaggagtaagacctgagcattgccaggtatggtccaaaaacaaaattactaaTCATTTGTGATAATAGCACTTGTTGGGGCCATCTTAAAACCGACACATACAGTATTTCATTCTGGAATTGCTCACATCCAGGCTTGGGTATAGTTCCTCTTCCTTTTGCTTCACAGACCAACATCTTGGAGTTTCCCACAAATCCTAACTCAGAgtgcattatttctttcctcagcTTTGTTTGACTCACTCCTTCGTTTCTCATTCTTCCTAATAAAACTTTTCTACTTCCCCTCAAATTCATTTCTGTAGATAAGTGAATCTACAAAATGGAGGGTGGgagtttttccttttcctgcagaGTATACATTCCCTCAGGCTGGAAACTATGGCTCCCCCAAAACTCAAGTGGCTGAGACCAGAGTAGTCTCAAGTGCATAGATggctgcttttatttctttgttttttgggtcacacctggcaatgcacaggtgttattcctggctctgcactcagaaattactcctggtggtgctcaggggaccatatgggacgctgggaatcgaacctgggtctgcagtgtgcaaggcaaacgccctacctgctgtgctatcactccagcccagatggcTGCTTTTAGTGAAACTGGCAGGAGCTTGTAAAGACTTTTACTAGTCCTAACCTTCCTTTCACACTTAGCTGGCAAATTCATGTCAGGCCAGGCAGGAGGTTGCTAACACTATAGTAGCTATCTCCCCCTATTCTGTGCCTCTCCATACACTCTGCTGGTGCTTGTTGGATGATTTGTCTCACCTCTGGAGCTTTCATTCTTCAGATGATTACCTTGGTAATTTGGTGCTACAGTACCATATAATCTCAATAATTTGGTGAGCCAGCCAGACTACCTATCAAAAGGTTGATTATTTCCCAAGATGACTGCTGAGAACATGATCTATGGCTTCTGAACAGCCCAGAAATCAATGTAAATAGTTTTaaccttctgattttttttcttttcct
Coding sequences within:
- the LOC129404879 gene encoding leucine-rich repeat-containing protein 37A3-like isoform X1 — its product is MANNLMPTVKQSNEMQWEYHNMATDIISATQKPHPVARLDMQLIQQLRSLIPHERKLIAHVIQTLKMDLSEPQVQLECANLLSRTGLLMKLLREQQEVKVSKTEWNTDQWKTENYISLSTEGQGEQKQPEASELTKEVPGYGYNNLGNICDYSRDSHLSLVIPLIFDLLEQAPVTSPFIPVAC